AGCTGTACTGGTACTGACAAAGGATGTTCACCCAGTTCTGAGCAGTTGGCCACAGTTATATCATGTAATGTAGTTGTGAATATGTTTTGCCCTCACTGTCAGGAGAACAAAGGGAGTCAATGGTTCTACTCCCTGAAGTTCAGACTTGTGGGAAAGCATTTAAAGGAAGAGACTATCAAGTCAGATGGTCTGAAATTTAAATCCAGATTGAGTCTCCACTTTCTAATTGTGAGATTTTAGACAATTTATGTGACCTCTTTCACCCTTGGTATCCACATCTGTAACTTGAGAGTAATTGTCCTTTGAATTAAATGACttattacatgtaaaataatgaaacactgCCTGAATCATAGAAGGAGTCTGACAAGTATTTGCTCTCCTTCTGCTCATTCCTGTTCACCAGTATGTATCACCTGAACCTGTCCCCCACTTGCCTCCTGAACAATTCTGTTTTATGTCTATTTATGTACCTCAAGTTAAAGTGCCCCAAACTGTATTCAACATTTACTTGTGATTCTCaatgctgcttctccactggtcattattttcttttttttttttttaatttattttatttttaaactttacaatattgtattagttttgccaaatatggaaatgaatccaccacaggtatacctgtgttccccatcctgaaccctcctccctcctccctccccataccatccctctgggtcatcccagtgcaccagctccaagcatccagtatcgtgcatcaaacctggactggcgactcatttcatacaagatatatacatgtttcaatgccattctcccaaatatccccaccctctccctctcccacagagtccataagactgatctatacatcagtgtctcttttgctgtctcatacacagggttattgttaccatctttcgaaattccatatatatgcgttagtatactgtattggtgtttttctttctggcttacttcactctggataataggctccagtttcatccacctcattagaactgattcaaatgtattctttttaatggctgagtaatactccattgtggatatgtaccactgctttcttatccattcatctgctataggacatctaggttgcttccatgtcctggctattataaacagtgctgcgatgaacattggggtacacctgtctctttcccttctggtttcctcagtgtgtatgcccagcagtgggattgctggatcataaggcagttctatttccagttttttaaggaatctccacactgttctccatagtggctgtactagtttgcattcccaccaacagtgtaagagggttcccttttctccacaccctctccagcatttattgcttgtagacttttggatcgcagccattctgactggcatgaaatggtacctcattgtggttttgatttgcatttctctgataatgagtgatgttgggcatcttttcatgtgtttgttagccatctgtatgtcttctttggagaaatgtctagttagtttttgggcccattttttgattgggtcatttatttttctggagttgagctgtaggagttgcttgtatatttttgagattagttgtctgtcagttgcttcatttgctattattttctcccattctgaaggctgtcttttcaccttgctaatagtttcctttgttgtgcagaagcttttaattttaattaggtcccatttgtttatttttgcttttatttccaatattctgggaggtgggtcatagaggatcctgctgtgatgtatgtcggagagtgttttgcctatgttctcctctaggagttttatagtttctggtcttacgttgagatctttaatccatttggagtttaattttgtatatggtgttagaaagtgttctagtttcattcttctacaagtggttgaccagttttctcagcaccacttgttaaagagattgtctttaatccattgtatattcttgcctcctttgtcaaagataaggtgtccatatgtgcatggatttatctctgggctttctcttttgttccattgatcaatatttctgtctttgtgccagtaccgtactgtcttggtgactgtggctttgtagtagagcctgaagtcaggtaggttgattcctccagttccattcttctttctcaagatagctttggctattagaggttttttgtatttccatacaaattgtgaaattatttgttctagctctgtgaagaataccgttggtagcttgacagggattgcattgaatccataaattgctttgggtagtatactcattttcactatattgattcttccaatccatgaacatggtatatttctccatctattagtgtcctctttgatttctttcaccagagttttatagttttctatatataggtatttagtttctttaggtagatatattcctaagtattttattctttccattgcaatggtgaatggaattgtttccttaatttctctttctgttttctcattattattaaGCTTTTTTCACCCCTAGGCAACAAGCTAAATTCATAAACTAAATGTAAACATATTCTTCTCACTCAACTTTATCCAACCTCCAGTCTCAGAGAACATATCTCTTTGAAACCCTGGTCTCAGGGTACCCTGGTGTACCCTCTAAGGTACATTGATTTGATAAGCTTCTTGTCTAAAGTTTAAATTACTCTaatagggataggctacccactccagtattcttgggttttcctggtggctcagacggtaaagaatctgcctgcaaagtgggagacctgtgtttgatccctgggctgggaatatctcctggagaaggaaatggcaacccattccaatattcttgcctggagagtccccatggacagaggagcctggtgggctacagtccatgagatcgcaaagagtcaaacacgacatgactgaacaactaaacacgCGATAGTTTCCAGTGTGAGTTCCTATGGAATCTTTTTTACCTCACTCTcaccatacacacatacacacccacactcTCTTTATTGCAATATGGTTATAACTAAAAATTTAGGTAAACATTGGCAGTTAACATTATTAAGACAATTTTAAACACTATTTACAGAGGTACATCAAATATAATTATTGCTTTCATTTGAtttgttgttttccttgaagGGAATATTTTTAGGTGCTTTCATTTGCTTAATATTCCATAGATTTCTCTGATTTATCCCTTTTGTACAGATCTCCTTTCAGTATATTCAGCTGTAGCTATATGATGTTAGCTGCTGTTCTTAAAATGTTGCCTTCCTTAAGAAGTCTTTCTGAGAAATTCATGATCCACTCAAGTGTTGATACACTGTCCTCTTACTTTAGTGAAAATCTAACATCTCGAGATCCCTGTTCACCTTCTTTCTGAGGATTCTCTTCACCTCTTATGTATCTTAgatcctctgttttctgcatcccatattttcctgtttcttggtttcttcatttttttaaatgaactttattttttaggacagttttagatttatagaaaaaaaatgagcatAATACAAAGAATTCCCATATACTGCCAACTATTTCCCCAATTATTAACATTAACATCTTACAATGTGTTTGTTACAATTAGCAAGCCAGTGTTGTTATGTTATCATTAGCTAAAGTCCATACTATACACAGATTTCCTTACTATTTACTTAATGTCCTTTTTCAGTTCCAGGATCTCATCAAAGTTACGTTACATTTAGTTGGTGTGCCTTTTTAGACTCCTCTTGACTATGTCGatgtttttcctcatttttgaTAACACAAATGCTCCATTAATTTCCTTAGAAAGGGTGCATGGAATGCAAACTTTAGAGACATTGCATTTCTGAAATTTCTTTAGTTTTGGCTTCCTATTTTTTTCATAGTTTAGTAAGGTATGAAATTCTAGTTTAAATGTAACTTTTTCTCAGCATTTTGAAGCCATTGAACCCCTGTGTTTAATTGGAATGCATTGAATGTCAGATCGGTTTTGGGGGAAATGGAAATGTTAACAACATCAGAtcttccaatccacaaacatggtGTATCTCtctttatttgtaaactttttatttctcagaTCAAGGTTCTGAAGTTTTCAGTTTAGAGGTTTGTACATCTgtcattaaatttattcctaagtaattttagttttatgctattgtaaatggtatttttattaatttcattttccaaatatttgttgCTAGCATTTAGAAATGCAGTCAATTTATGTTTAATGACCTTATATCTTGAGATCTTGGTACATCTGcttattctaatatttttattttgtggattTTCTACATTAATAATCATATTTTCTAAGAATAATGctaatttatcttctttttaagcttgatatcattttattttattttaatgtctaaTTTCACTAACTAAGCTCCACCAAATAGAGAGAAAAGAGGACATTCTTCGCTTGTTTCCAATCTTACAGGGAAAGCTTTCAACTTTTACCATTAATTATGttagattttttaataaattcccTTTGCTAAATTGAGAGAATTCTTTTCTGTTCCtgtttttctgagatttttatgATAAATGGATATTTTTTACTGTATGCTTTTTCAGTATCTACTTATCTGATGATActgttttctcctttattctgttaatattgtgaattatattgaatggttttcagAGGTATAACCAACCTTGATTTCTTTTGCTCAACCCCACTTAATTATAAAGCATTATCATTTTTATAGAACACAATATTAGATTAGTAATATTGTATAAGTGATTTTTGCACTTATGTTTATAAGGAATATTGGTATATATTTTCCTTGTAATTCTATGTCTTATTTGGATATCCAGGTTATGCTGcctcataaaatatatttgaaaaatgttttctctttatctcttttctGAAAGAATTTGCATACACttggtattatttcttcttttcatgtATGATAAAATTAACCTGTGAAGCCATTAGGCTTGTGAGCACAAGATGTGAGCACATGTGTGTGAAGGATTACTTACTAATTCAATTTGTTTAATAGATAAACGATTTTTCACATAATCTATTTTGACCTAGTAATTTTTTACGTTCTTTCAGCTTTTCAATTTTATAAGGAAAAAGTCTGTATTTTGTATGACAGTATAGTTATTTCCAACAAGATGGTTGGCTTGAATAAACTAGTCATGATATTTCCAGTAACAGATCTAGTAATCTTCTGAATATTTACTTTTTCTGAAGTAACACAAATCTAAATCATGAATGGTGTTTTTaacaaactaaaataaaaaaagtatttttgagtTCACTGAGAGGTAAACTACCTCTGCCACGCCATGtcgtactaagtcacttcagttgtatccaactttgtgcaaccctatgaactgtagcccaccagactcctctatccatgggattctccaggcaggaatactggagtggattgccattcccttctccaagacatgtatccattctcccccaaactctcctataatccaggctgccacatctcTAAATCAATacaatatacttttttaaaatatgcaaatatcttaaaatattatttttaagaagactttcaggaaaccaaaaaaaaaaaagcaaatgcctAGACCTGCACCTCCCAATGATTCTGGTAAAAGCAATACAGAACAATAAGAACAAGTAAAACTCCATAAAAAACAATATTCATAGCAtaatccaaagacaaagaaaatgctCACACTTCAAAATAACTGTAaattaagaaaggaaaagcaaatccTAGGTAACGGTTTCTCTCACTTCTACAATGGAAGCTTCAAGCTTTTCCAATGATCAAGAGCAGGTGGAAAAAGCTGTTGGGAAGATGAAAGCGTTTTGGTTGTGATAGATTTAATTTGATCCAAAGCcacagtcagaaagaaaaagttcacactttttctttttttttctaaatgtgaaaagaaaaatgcGTCATGAGAGATCACAGCAAGATATACAGGAAGGGAATAGAAAGGATATGCAATCTGAAGTGTCACCTCTTGGTAcctcaagagaagaaaaaattaaaattgtgaaaataatgtgtgtggagtaaagaaataaaacacacataaCATAGCATAGACCTCTATGTTATAATGgtcctaaaaataaaaatcttaaagattgaaacaaggaaaagaagaaaaagaagcaaaatcaaGCAAGGAGTGAGATTCTTCACTGGGTTGGTCTCTCTCCAATCACTTTGTGAGAACGATACTCTCTTGAAACCTCACCCAGAATTACGCAATTGAGGATGAGATCATTATCTTGGTGTTGGTCATGTTTGAAAGATGCATCTCTTTTAACAGAATACTAAAATTAAAACTATGGATAGTGAGCAGCAGATAATgagtcttttcctttctctttatttcttctcctcATTTTGGACTTTAAAAGCTCAAAATACCTGTTGGGTAATCTTGGGTAAAGGGCAATAATGTTCATGCCTGCCACATGTTGACACGGGAAGTTGTCAAAGCAGGTACCTATATAAGAGCTACATAGTTTCATGTGATCTGAGTATATGgtggaaaatatagacagaacactGTCTGACATAAATTGTTGCAGTTTCTTCTTCAATCCCTCTCCCAGAgccatggaaataaaaacaaaataaacaaatgggacctacttaaactcaaaaacCTTTGCACAGtagaggaaaaaatttttaaaaatgaaaagacaacagagagatagggagaaaatatttgcaaatgatgcgacTGAtgagggattagtctccaaaatttacagtTTATGACGCATAAAAGCACCAAAACAAATAACCCAGTCAACAAAGGACAGAAGACCTAagtggacatttctccaaagaagacatacagaaggccaaGAGTCACATGAAAGGATGTTCAACATCAACTcattatttctgttgttgttcagttgctcagccgtgtccgactctttgccacccgatggactgcagcgcgccaggcttccctatccatcaccaactcctggagtttgctcaaactcatgccaattgagtcagtgctgccatccaaccattttgtcctctgtagGCCCcttctcttgctttcaatcttgcccagcatcagggtcttttgtaatgagtcagttcttcacatcaggtggccaaagtattggatcttcagcttcagcatcagccattccaatgaatattcaggagtgatttcttttaggattgactggtttgatattcatgcagtccaaggaactctgatgagtcttctccaacaccacagttcaaaagcatcaattcttcattgctcacccttctttatggtccaactctcacatccatacatgcttactagaaaaaccatagttttgactatacagatctttgttggcaaagtaatgtctctgctttttaatatgctgtctaggttggtcatagcttttcttccaaggagcaagaatcttttaatttcatggcttcagtcaccatctgcagtgatttcagagcccccaaaaatagtctgtcactgtttacactgtttccccatctatttgcaaagaagtgataggaccagatgccatgatctttttttgaatgttgagttttaagccaacttttttactcttctctttcaccttcatcaagaggctcgttagttcctctttgctttctgccataagtgtggtatcagctacatatctgaggttattgatatttttcccagctaccttgattccagcttgtgcttcatgcagcccagcatttagcatgatgtactctgcatagaagttaaataagcagggtgataatattcacccttgatgtactcctttcccagtttgtaaccagtctgttgttccatgtctggttctaactgttgcttcttgacctgcatgcagttttctcaggaggcaggtgaggtggtctggtattcccatctctttaagaattttccatagtttgttatgatccacacagtcagaggctttagcatagtcaattaagcagaagtaggtgtttttctgatattctcttgctttttctgtgatccaacagactttggcaattgatctctggttcctctgccttttctaaatccagcttgaacttctgggagttttggttcacatacttttgaagcctagcttggagaattttgaccatcactttgctagcatgtgaaattagtgcagttgtgtggtagtttgaacattctttcagctctgcctttctttgggattggaatgaaaactgaccttttcctgtcctgtggccactgctgagttttaaaaatttgctttcatattgagtgcagcactttaacatcatcatcttttaggatttgaaatagctcagctggagtttctggagaaggcaatggcaccccactccagtactcttgcctggaaaatcccatggatggaggagcctggtaggctgtagtccatggggtcgccaagagtcggacacgactgagcgacttcactttcagttttcactttcatgcattggagaaggaaatggcagcccactctggtgttcttgcctggagaatcccagggacgggggagcctggtaggctaccgtctatggggtcacacagagttggacacgactgaagtgacttggcagcagctggaatttcatcacctccactagctttgtttgtagtgatgcttcctaagacccacttgacttcaaatcaaaactacagtgagatcacctcacaccagtcagaatggccatcatcaaaaaggctacaaacaataaatgctagagagggtgtggagagaagagaactctcctacactgttggagggaatgtaaattggtgtaaccactatggagaacaatatggaagtTCCATAAGAAACTAAACATAGATATACCATATGattcaacaatcccactcctgggcatatatccagagaaaaacatagtTTTTGAAATGATACATATGCcgcagtgttcattgcagcacagcttacagtagccaagacaaggaagcaacttaaatgcccattgacagaggaattaatcaagaagatgtgatacatatatgcaataaaatattgctcagccataaagaagaatgaaataatgccatttgcagcaacatcaaTGGACCTGAAGATCATCATATTAAGtaaagccagacagagaaagacagatatcatataaTACTGCTTATAGgcagaatataaaaacaaatgatacaTACAAACTTACTCACAAAATGGAAAGAAcctcatagacttagagaatgaacttatggttaccaggaagGAAGGGCTGGAGGGAGCGACAGATTGGAAGCTTGGGGCTGACAtttacacactgctacatttaaaatagataacaaacaaggacctactgtatagcacagggaactctgctcactactctgtaataacctgaatgggaaaagaattctaaaaagaatagatgcatgtatatgtataactgaatcactctgcaatacacctgaaactaacattgttAGTCAACTATACTTTATCTTTGGAGGAAAAGATGGAGAGGACCAGGCACTTTTTACTTGATATATGTCTCAATCATCTGTGGTTTCAAAAATAAGCACATATTACTTTATAATTAAGGCATGAGTAAAAgtagtaaaaattaatttcaagatGTTCCTGTGATACTGTTTCTCAAATGtatctaaataaatttaaatatgtctcaattaaaatttttaaaaaggattcagTGTTCCATTTACTGCCATATTGAAGACAAGAGGGCTACATGATGATAAATACAGGCAGCCTATGCAAACTGAGAGAGACCTGCAGCTGACAGTCAACAAGAAAATGAAGCTCTCAGTTctgaaaccacagaaatttaGTTCTTCCAACAACCTGAAGGAGTTTGGAAAAAAATTCTCTGTAGAGTCCCCAGAAGAAAATGCAAAGCCCTGCCCACACCCTGATTTTAGCCTGAGCAGAGAATCCAGCCATGCCATACCAGACCTTTAATTTATGGAATAACTGGGTATTTATTTAAGTCACTACAGTTTATGGAAATTTATTATACATCAATAAATTCTTAATGTGAAGTGATACTTGGAGAGGAACATTAAATCCCAAAGGTACCAATATCAACTTATTGATGAAGTATGTaaacacaggctcaataatttTTTCCCTAAGGAGCCTGATCAAACTTTAATCTTAAATGAGGCTCATTTTCCAAGCTTCCAAACAGGTTGCTGAGAtccacagagaatgagatgcatTCACATTATCAGCCAGATGATGGTTTGGAGACAGAAAGCAGTTGCATTTGCCTGGTCCTGAAGACATTATATGTAAATCCACAAATAGATGGGTGTTGCTTCCTCCACGGTCAGAACCTTTGTATCCTTCAGGCCAGGGAAAGGATAAGAACACTTATGGCCTAAGAGACCTCCAGGTAGAAGGAAATTGCACAGCAAGTCTTCTCTGTTCTGATGTTTTCATTCCCACCACTACTGCAGTGGAGAGGTGTGGGAAACCACCTGCCCTTCTTAAACAATTCATTGTGATTTTGAGGTAAGATTGGATAAAGGGAATAGGTAGGAGAAATGCAGAATCATATGGGGACAGTCTCAGCATGTTAACTAAGTCTGGTGCTGACTTTCTAAAGGGTAAGAgggagagaccctgatgctgggaaagactgaagacaaaaggagaagggggtgacagaggatgagatggttagataatatcaccaactcattggagatgaatttgagcaaactccgggatatAGTGTtgaatagaggagcctagtgtgctgcggtcCGTgaagtcgcgaagagtcggagacgacttggcagctgaacaacaaacaaacaaataacaagaAGGAGAGAGTGAGTTGAGCAGTGAGCACAGTGGGTATCACACTGACTTCTTTGTCCAGGCTTCAGGAATTTCCATAGGAAGTCGTCCCAAGTACGAGTCTGGACTCCTTTCCTTTCTTGCTGTATGGGTTTGGCCATCCTAGTCATATCTTCAAAATATTGTTTCTTTATCTCTCCAATGTGAACATTACTTTAGGCCCCTGCTAGTCAGTCAAGAGGAGATGAGGAGTTGCAGCTGAGATTtgaaaacatgaaaagacagTTGTGAGAAGAAAGTTGAAAGATAGGGAGTCATCGCTTGCTGTCCCAACAGTCACACTTGAGCCCCGGTGGAACAAGTCTTCAGCCTAGAAACAAAGGATCTGAATCCCTCCCTGATGTAACgttcttttcttatttcctcaCAGATCACACCACTGTCAATAATGGTTGTGGGAAATGATTCTTCAGTAACTGAGTTCATCCTGGTGGGATTTACAGACCTCACTCAACTGCAGTTACCCCTCTTCTTACTCTTCTTCGTGAACTATATGCTCACTGTGGTAGGGAATGTGAGCTTAATTAATCTGATATACCTGAACGCTCATCTTCATACTCCCATGTATTTCTTCATCTTCAATCTGTCCTTCATAGATCTCTGCCACTCCTTGGTCATTACCCCTAAACTGCTGATGAGCTTTGTGTCAGAGAACACCATCTCCTTTGAAGGATGTATGGCTCaactgttttttttctgtttctttgtccacTCTGAATGCTATGTGTTGACAGCCATGGCCTATgatcgctatgtggccatctgtaagccCCTTTGGTACACAGTCACTATGTCCCCTCAGGTCTGTTCTCTGCTCATGTTTGGTTCATATGCAATGGGGTTTGCTGGTGCCATGGTCCACACAGGAGACATGGTTAGATTGTCCTTTTGTGATTCCAGCATCATCAATCATTACATGTGTGACAtcttccccctcctccagctGTCCTGCACCCGCACTGATGCCAGTGAGCTAGTGGATTCCATTGTTGTGAGCACAGTTGTAATAATATCTAGCTTCATCATTTTTGTGTCTTATGCTTTGATCCTCTCCAATATCCTCCACATCTCATCAGCTCAGGGTTGGTCCAAAgccttcagtacttgtggctcccACATAATAACTATTGCCCTCTTCTATGGTTCTGGGTTGTGCACACATCTCAAGACCTCTTCAGATGGTTCCATTGGCCAGCGGAAGTTCTTATCAGTATTTTATACCAATATAGTTCCCATGTTGAACCCCCTCATCTATAGTCTAAGAAATAAGGATGTCAGACTTGCAGTGAACAAAACCCTGAGGAGAGTTGCAAACTAAGCAGAACCAGATGTGTGTGTGCCcatgttttgtgtatgtgtgaatgtgttTTTCCATAATTTTCTTCAGAACAAGGTTTTTGCCTGAGATCCTTTTTGCTCTCTAATCATGCCATTTAAACACACAAATATTATTGAGTCTCATGATTGTTCTCAGATCTGTGCTTACTCACTGAATGAGCTTTATCCTTATCAGTGGGCTCAGTTTGATTCCTCCTCTTTTTTAGACCACATTGCACTTTGCCTTTCCATGTCCTTTTCATATATCATCATGAATGTGGAATGTTGACTGATGAGCCCACCCCTCTTTGCTTTCCCTGAAAACAATGTTAATATGGACCTTTCTATGTTTAACCATTTTAGGAATTTCTACCGTATAAGTTAtaaattttctagaatttcagaGCTCTTTTAGTCATGTTTTCTAttatactgcatttcagactcagcAAAGCTTCAGTGGTATCTGTGAAATATTTATGATTAGTCAACAGAGATCACAAGTATTCACTTATA
The genomic region above belongs to Bos taurus isolate L1 Dominette 01449 registration number 42190680 breed Hereford chromosome 29, ARS-UCD2.0, whole genome shotgun sequence and contains:
- the OR8C7 gene encoding olfactory receptor family 8 subfamily C member 7, whose product is MVVGNDSSVTEFILVGFTDLTQLQLPLFLLFFVNYMLTVVGNVSLINLIYLNAHLHTPMYFFIFNLSFIDLCHSLVITPKLLMSFVSENTISFEGCMAQLFFFCFFVHSECYVLTAMAYDRYVAICKPLWYTVTMSPQVCSLLMFGSYAMGFAGAMVHTGDMVRLSFCDSSIINHYMCDIFPLLQLSCTRTDASELVDSIVVSTVVIISSFIIFVSYALILSNILHISSAQGWSKAFSTCGSHIITIALFYGSGLCTHLKTSSDGSIGQRKFLSVFYTNIVPMLNPLIYSLRNKDVRLAVNKTLRRVAN